A region of Pyxidicoccus parkwaysis DNA encodes the following proteins:
- a CDS encoding FtsK/SpoIIIE family DNA translocase, with the protein MTAKKGRAEKAVLSRQEIATRRRQLADKRMKAGSGNGVAGRAITGVFLLAGSLLSLLAVATFDARDRVGPGFRNAVGPMGHLIAESLRGMLGVCAYLVPVGGIYAAMVLFVGSRERKRAPQIISLFMLTASVSVLAQLMFAGDKGWAHPPGGALGAGLGGVLEGLFSTVGTVILVTAISAAALIVGTQYTFLKLCSLAWAGLCVLGNRVRESALVFWEAQKVAYKERQERAAKEKEEEAAFLAQIEADEEELAEAERLAEEAEAAEAEAMAEEAVRLAKQQEKELAVATKQALKETREREKLEKQLAARNPVRGEEEDESLPPTPAAAVTEKPAPKRLGPGADPAWAASFLAPEPRAQPAAAEGTEAPPQRRGRKTPNIVTGPTPSTPPVPAQALAAEAEPVAPAVVPPIAAAPVQPAAAAPAPTAIVPAGQSPQAARMPLIVEPKAPPKPTAPKKSQDQFEFVGDRKSFSLPPLDVLECDKKERSALDKDAFLVTAEKLRAKLADFGIVGEVVEIRPGPVVTMYEFLPGPGIKVSKIAALADDLAMAMEAMRVRIVAPIPGKGVVGIEVPNKDRETVFLKEIAEQDAFNKGASKLTMCVGKDIEGMPYVLDLAKAPHLLIAGTTGSGKSVAVNSMIMSILLKATPEEVRFIMVDPKMLELSVYEGIPHLLLPVVTDPKKAALALRWAVEEMERRYQLLSEAGVRNIGGYNKLVESTASEVKDAEPAPKKKSKPKNVLVVDAEGSTRAPSASDGLGVAAPRDDEDDIREAVASEESPEAPEVPEVEAEPEEELEAAAEKPEKKERTKLPYIVVIIDELADLMMVASREVETYVARLAQMARASGIHLMVATQRPSTDVVTGVIKANFPTRVSFMLRSKPDSMTILGTVGAEALLGMGDMLIMPPTSAHLQRVHGAFVSENEIKKAVDHLKAQGKPVYDESILKPRDEEGEGGGGEEDELSDELYDQALAAVSEMRSVSISMLQRKMRIGYNRAARMIERMERDGVVGAADGAKPREVLIRGVGDMPGAGAM; encoded by the coding sequence ATGACGGCGAAGAAGGGTCGGGCGGAGAAGGCGGTCCTGTCCCGGCAGGAAATCGCGACGCGGCGCAGGCAGCTTGCGGACAAGCGGATGAAGGCCGGCTCGGGCAATGGGGTTGCCGGGCGGGCCATCACCGGGGTGTTCCTGCTGGCGGGCTCGCTGTTGTCCCTGCTGGCGGTGGCCACATTCGATGCGCGGGACAGGGTGGGCCCCGGCTTCCGCAACGCGGTGGGGCCCATGGGGCACCTCATCGCGGAGTCGCTGCGGGGCATGCTGGGCGTGTGCGCCTACCTGGTTCCCGTGGGTGGCATCTACGCGGCCATGGTGCTCTTCGTGGGCAGCCGCGAGCGCAAGCGCGCCCCGCAAATCATCAGCCTCTTCATGCTGACGGCGAGCGTGTCCGTGCTCGCGCAGCTCATGTTCGCGGGCGACAAGGGCTGGGCGCACCCGCCGGGTGGCGCGCTGGGTGCGGGCCTCGGCGGCGTGCTGGAGGGGCTGTTCTCCACCGTCGGCACCGTCATCCTCGTGACGGCCATCAGCGCGGCGGCGCTCATCGTCGGCACGCAGTACACGTTCCTCAAGCTGTGCTCGCTGGCGTGGGCCGGCCTGTGCGTGCTGGGCAACCGCGTGCGCGAGTCCGCCCTCGTCTTCTGGGAGGCGCAGAAGGTCGCCTACAAGGAGCGCCAGGAGCGCGCCGCGAAGGAGAAGGAGGAGGAGGCCGCCTTCCTCGCGCAAATCGAGGCGGACGAGGAGGAGCTCGCCGAGGCCGAGCGTCTGGCCGAGGAGGCCGAGGCCGCCGAGGCGGAGGCCATGGCCGAGGAGGCCGTGCGCCTCGCGAAGCAGCAGGAGAAGGAACTGGCCGTCGCCACGAAGCAGGCCCTCAAGGAGACGCGCGAGCGCGAGAAGCTGGAGAAGCAGCTCGCGGCCAGGAATCCCGTGCGCGGCGAGGAGGAGGACGAGTCGCTCCCGCCCACGCCCGCCGCCGCCGTCACCGAGAAGCCCGCGCCCAAGCGCCTGGGCCCCGGCGCGGACCCGGCCTGGGCCGCGTCCTTCCTCGCGCCCGAGCCGCGCGCTCAGCCCGCCGCGGCGGAAGGCACCGAGGCACCGCCGCAGCGCCGTGGCCGCAAGACGCCCAACATCGTCACCGGCCCCACGCCGTCCACGCCGCCCGTGCCCGCGCAGGCCCTGGCCGCTGAAGCCGAGCCCGTGGCTCCGGCCGTGGTGCCGCCCATCGCCGCCGCGCCGGTGCAGCCCGCCGCCGCTGCTCCGGCTCCGACGGCCATCGTCCCCGCCGGGCAGTCTCCGCAGGCGGCTCGCATGCCGCTCATCGTGGAGCCCAAGGCGCCGCCCAAGCCCACCGCGCCGAAGAAGAGCCAGGACCAGTTCGAGTTCGTGGGCGACCGCAAGAGCTTCTCGCTGCCGCCGCTGGACGTGCTCGAGTGCGACAAGAAGGAGCGCTCCGCGCTGGACAAGGACGCCTTCCTCGTCACGGCGGAGAAGCTACGCGCGAAGCTGGCGGACTTCGGCATCGTGGGCGAGGTGGTGGAAATCCGCCCCGGCCCCGTCGTCACCATGTACGAGTTCCTCCCGGGGCCCGGCATCAAGGTGAGCAAGATTGCCGCGCTCGCGGACGACCTCGCCATGGCGATGGAGGCCATGCGCGTGCGCATCGTCGCCCCCATCCCCGGCAAGGGCGTGGTGGGCATCGAGGTGCCGAACAAGGACCGCGAGACGGTCTTCCTCAAGGAGATTGCCGAGCAGGACGCGTTCAACAAGGGCGCGAGCAAGCTGACCATGTGCGTGGGCAAGGACATCGAGGGCATGCCGTACGTCCTCGACCTCGCCAAGGCGCCGCACCTGCTCATCGCCGGTACCACGGGCTCCGGTAAGTCGGTGGCCGTGAACTCCATGATCATGAGCATCCTCCTCAAGGCCACGCCCGAGGAGGTCCGCTTCATCATGGTGGACCCGAAGATGCTGGAGCTCTCCGTCTACGAGGGCATCCCCCACCTGCTGCTGCCGGTGGTGACGGACCCGAAGAAGGCGGCGCTCGCGCTGCGCTGGGCCGTGGAGGAGATGGAGCGCCGCTACCAGCTGTTGTCCGAGGCCGGCGTGCGCAACATCGGCGGCTACAACAAGCTGGTGGAGAGCACCGCCTCCGAGGTGAAGGACGCGGAGCCCGCGCCGAAGAAGAAGTCCAAGCCGAAGAACGTGCTGGTGGTGGACGCGGAGGGAAGCACCAGGGCGCCCTCGGCCAGCGACGGGCTGGGCGTGGCCGCGCCGCGCGACGACGAGGACGACATCCGCGAGGCCGTGGCGTCCGAGGAGTCCCCCGAGGCTCCCGAGGTGCCCGAGGTGGAGGCCGAGCCCGAGGAGGAGCTGGAGGCCGCGGCGGAGAAGCCGGAGAAGAAGGAGCGCACCAAGCTGCCGTACATCGTGGTCATCATCGACGAGCTGGCGGACCTGATGATGGTGGCCAGCCGCGAGGTGGAGACGTACGTGGCGCGCCTGGCGCAGATGGCGCGTGCGTCCGGCATCCACCTGATGGTGGCCACGCAGCGTCCGTCCACGGACGTCGTCACCGGCGTCATCAAGGCCAACTTCCCCACGCGCGTCAGCTTCATGCTGCGCTCGAAGCCGGACTCGATGACGATTCTGGGCACGGTGGGCGCCGAGGCTCTGCTGGGCATGGGCGACATGCTCATCATGCCGCCCACGAGCGCGCACCTGCAGCGCGTGCACGGCGCCTTCGTGTCGGAGAACGAAATCAAGAAGGCGGTGGACCACCTCAAGGCGCAGGGCAAGCCCGTCTACGACGAGTCCATCCTCAAGCCGCGCGACGAGGAGGGCGAGGGCGGTGGCGGCGAGGAGGACGAGCTGTCCGACGAGCTGTACGACCAGGCGCTCGCGGCGGTCAGCGAGATGCGGTCCGTCTCCATCTCCATGCTCCAGCGCAAGATGCGCATCGGCTACAACCGCGCGGCGCGCATGATTGAGCGCATGGAGCGCGACGGCGTGGTGGGCGCGGCGGACGGCGCCAAGCCTCGCGAGGTGCTCATCCGGGGCGTGGGAGACATGCCCGGCGCCGGGGCGATGTAG
- a CDS encoding antibiotic biosynthesis monooxygenase family protein, with the protein MIVAISRFRAAPEDAERLVARFQDRTRRVDAYEGFLGLEVLRSFERSPELLLVTRWRDREAMRAYFQSEDFRRAKEASAEQEGATFAIYEVVGT; encoded by the coding sequence ATGATTGTCGCCATCTCCCGCTTCCGCGCCGCACCCGAGGACGCGGAACGCCTGGTCGCCCGCTTCCAGGACCGCACCCGGCGCGTGGACGCATACGAGGGCTTCCTGGGCCTGGAGGTGCTGCGCTCCTTCGAGCGCTCGCCGGAGTTGCTGCTGGTGACGCGCTGGCGCGACAGGGAGGCGATGCGCGCCTACTTCCAGTCCGAGGACTTCCGCCGGGCGAAGGAGGCCAGCGCCGAGCAGGAGGGCGCCACCTTCGCCATCTACGAGGTGGTGGGCACTTGA
- a CDS encoding THUMP domain-containing class I SAM-dependent RNA methyltransferase, which yields MAERIALFATAARGTEDLLADELKELGARRIRQDRGGVRFMATLDEALMVCLWSRIAMRVLYPLGAFEAHGAEGLYEAAASIPWEEHLDPDTTFAVDATLKDSEHTHSGFVALKVKDAIVDRIRDAVGARPDVNTRDPDVRVVAHLSRDTLSLSLDLCGEPLHRRGYRVRPTPAPLKETLAAALLRAASYTGEEALVDPMCGSGTLLIEAGLIARKRAPGINRDFAVERWPGLGTRARELLADLRADARRNERKVTVPLLGLDKDPEALEAASRNVRAAKLSEEIQLAEGDATKLPPLPASGGLLITNPPYGDRLGSGGQKGMKSFYFKLGESLRVPGWRIWVLSGNPAFESAFHARPSARREMWNGPIACTLLGYRPSGGGAEDDSEAPLGVSKEPLDVAPVRPQHEDEEDR from the coding sequence ATGGCTGAACGCATTGCCCTCTTCGCCACCGCCGCCCGAGGCACCGAGGACCTCCTCGCAGACGAGCTGAAGGAGCTCGGCGCGCGCCGCATCCGCCAGGACCGCGGCGGCGTGCGCTTCATGGCCACGCTCGACGAGGCGCTGATGGTGTGCCTCTGGTCGCGCATCGCCATGCGCGTGCTCTACCCACTGGGCGCCTTCGAGGCCCACGGCGCGGAGGGGCTCTATGAAGCCGCCGCCAGCATCCCCTGGGAGGAGCACCTCGACCCGGACACCACCTTCGCGGTGGATGCCACGCTGAAGGACAGCGAGCACACACACTCGGGCTTCGTGGCGCTCAAGGTGAAGGACGCGATTGTCGACCGCATCCGCGACGCGGTGGGCGCGCGGCCGGATGTGAACACGAGAGACCCGGACGTGCGCGTGGTGGCGCACCTGTCGCGCGACACGCTGTCCCTCTCGCTGGACTTGTGCGGCGAGCCGCTGCACCGGCGCGGCTACCGCGTGCGCCCCACCCCGGCGCCCCTCAAGGAGACGCTGGCCGCGGCCCTGCTGCGCGCGGCCAGCTACACGGGCGAGGAGGCGCTGGTGGACCCGATGTGCGGCTCGGGAACGCTGCTCATCGAGGCGGGGCTCATCGCGCGCAAGCGTGCGCCGGGCATCAACCGCGACTTCGCGGTGGAGCGCTGGCCGGGGCTGGGGACGCGGGCGCGCGAGCTGCTCGCGGACCTGCGCGCGGACGCGCGGCGCAACGAGCGCAAGGTGACGGTGCCGCTGCTCGGCCTCGACAAGGACCCGGAGGCGCTGGAGGCCGCGAGCCGCAACGTGCGCGCGGCGAAGCTGTCGGAGGAAATCCAGCTCGCCGAGGGCGACGCGACGAAGCTGCCGCCGCTGCCCGCCAGTGGCGGCCTGCTCATCACCAACCCGCCCTACGGAGACCGGCTGGGCTCGGGCGGACAGAAGGGCATGAAGAGCTTCTACTTCAAGCTGGGCGAGTCCCTGCGCGTGCCGGGCTGGCGCATCTGGGTGCTCTCCGGCAACCCGGCCTTCGAGAGCGCCTTCCACGCGCGTCCCTCCGCGCGGCGCGAGATGTGGAACGGCCCCATCGCCTGCACGCTGCTGGGCTACCGGCCCTCGGGAGGCGGAGCGGAGGACGACTCAGAAGCGCCGCTCGGTGTGTCGAAGGAGCCGCTGGATGTTGCCCCGGTGCGTCCACAGCATGAGGACGAAGAGGACCGCTGA
- the plsY gene encoding glycerol-3-phosphate 1-O-acyltransferase PlsY, whose amino-acid sequence MPYALVVLGYLSGSIPFGVLLTRWLRGVDVRQEGSGNIGATNVTRVAGKKLGAVVLLLDALKGALPVALALRMMPGQPMVHVLVGLSAVLGHVYPVWLKLQGGKGVATALGVLVVLVPVAAVAGAVVYAVILSVWRVSSLGSLAAGATAVATSAVTADEMEYAGLSAVLFVLMLWTHRGNIQRLLRHTERRF is encoded by the coding sequence GTGCCATACGCGCTCGTCGTGCTGGGCTACCTCTCCGGCTCCATTCCCTTCGGTGTGCTGTTGACGCGGTGGCTGCGCGGCGTGGACGTGCGCCAGGAGGGCAGCGGCAACATCGGCGCCACCAACGTCACCCGCGTGGCAGGCAAGAAGCTGGGCGCGGTGGTGCTGCTCCTGGACGCCCTCAAGGGCGCGCTGCCGGTGGCGCTCGCGCTGCGGATGATGCCGGGACAGCCCATGGTGCACGTGCTGGTGGGCCTGTCCGCGGTGCTGGGCCACGTCTACCCCGTGTGGCTGAAGCTGCAGGGCGGCAAGGGCGTGGCCACCGCGCTGGGCGTGCTCGTCGTGCTGGTGCCCGTGGCGGCGGTGGCCGGCGCGGTGGTGTACGCCGTCATCCTCTCGGTGTGGCGCGTCAGCTCGCTGGGCTCGCTGGCGGCGGGGGCCACGGCGGTGGCCACCTCCGCCGTCACCGCCGATGAGATGGAGTACGCCGGCCTCTCAGCGGTCCTCTTCGTCCTCATGCTGTGGACGCACCGGGGCAACATCCAGCGGCTCCTTCGACACACCGAGCGGCGCTTCTGA
- a CDS encoding DUF2752 domain-containing protein, translating into MKVLIPPRNRRFGTVDALGLAGLVGLLVARYIPVARIIPFWGCVLRERTGWPCLGCGLTRVADRVAHFNFVGAWEANPLGTVAAFLFALAAVVMVLHMVFGVPIPEVELSPREWGVVRVVMPVVIVVNYAYVVVKTRFPHLLL; encoded by the coding sequence ATGAAGGTCCTCATCCCTCCTCGCAACCGTCGCTTCGGCACCGTGGATGCCCTGGGGCTCGCCGGCCTCGTCGGGCTGCTCGTGGCCCGCTACATCCCGGTGGCGCGCATCATCCCGTTCTGGGGCTGTGTGCTGCGCGAGCGGACGGGCTGGCCCTGCCTCGGCTGCGGTCTGACGCGCGTGGCCGACCGCGTCGCGCACTTCAACTTCGTTGGCGCCTGGGAGGCCAACCCCCTGGGGACGGTAGCCGCCTTCCTCTTCGCCCTCGCGGCGGTGGTGATGGTGCTGCACATGGTCTTCGGAGTGCCCATTCCGGAGGTCGAGCTCTCCCCGCGCGAGTGGGGCGTGGTGCGGGTGGTGATGCCGGTGGTCATCGTCGTCAACTACGCCTACGTGGTGGTGAAGACGCGCTTCCCCCACCTGCTGCTGTAG
- a CDS encoding DUF4920 domain-containing protein has translation MSSLRTSLMLLVAVPLVALAGDKTPAKASKAAEDDCHHPAAAPEAAKAATPAAAPAQDGWKLTRGEPIKGTQVLKLADVLAKPQAHDGKTVLVEGTVRKACERKGCWMELSADAQDKSPGVRVTFKDYGFFVPLDSAGSKARVEGVVKVAELSDSRAQHYESEGAIVPRGADGKPREVQLVATGVELRR, from the coding sequence ATGAGCTCGCTCCGCACCTCCCTGATGCTGCTGGTCGCAGTTCCCCTGGTCGCGCTCGCGGGTGACAAGACGCCCGCCAAGGCCTCCAAGGCCGCCGAGGACGACTGCCACCACCCCGCCGCTGCCCCGGAAGCCGCCAAGGCCGCGACGCCCGCTGCCGCGCCCGCGCAGGACGGCTGGAAGCTCACCCGCGGCGAGCCCATCAAGGGCACCCAGGTCCTGAAGCTGGCGGACGTGCTGGCGAAGCCGCAGGCGCACGACGGCAAGACGGTGCTCGTGGAGGGCACGGTGCGCAAGGCGTGCGAGCGCAAGGGCTGCTGGATGGAGCTGTCGGCAGACGCGCAGGACAAGAGCCCGGGCGTGCGGGTGACGTTCAAGGACTACGGCTTCTTCGTGCCGCTGGACTCGGCCGGCTCGAAGGCGCGCGTGGAGGGCGTGGTGAAGGTCGCCGAGCTGAGCGACAGCCGCGCGCAGCACTACGAGTCCGAGGGCGCCATCGTCCCGCGCGGCGCGGACGGCAAGCCGCGCGAGGTACAGCTCGTGGCCACGGGCGTCGAGCTGCGCCGCTGA
- a CDS encoding radical SAM protein — MEGRYSLLEHVRSLLADEEGTLYKAAPFRVALCYPSPYHVGMSSLGFQAIYRELHEHPGATAERVFLPDDVEAFKRTRTPLFTWESQNPVSSFDMLAFSVAYELEVTGVFSLLELAGLPLLAEERREGGYPLVVAGGPLTFSNPDPLEPFVDVLVQGEAEDLIHVLVDAAASIQDRDALLAHLARIPGFRVPGRGGARYHVAKATDARLPARSQVVTPHTELRSMFLIEPERGCSRGCHYCVMRRTTNGGMRTVPPERVLSLIPDTAKRVGLVGAAVTDHPRIVELLRTIVDSGREVGVSSLRADRLTQELVDQLRRGGATNLTVAADGASQKMRDLVDRKHSEEQIVRAASFARTAGMKQLKVYNVVGLPFEGDEDIDELIRFTTELSRILPVALGVAPFVAKRNTPLDGAPFAGIREVENRLERLRKGLRGRAEVRPTSARWAWVEYMLAQCGPEGGLAAMDAWRAGGSFAAWKRAFEARGCEPYLARRVPDGRRNPVEWPTVPRVAPPEAPPPASAA; from the coding sequence TTGGAGGGTCGTTACTCACTGCTGGAGCATGTCCGCTCGCTGCTCGCGGACGAAGAGGGCACCCTCTACAAGGCGGCGCCCTTCCGGGTGGCCCTCTGCTACCCCAGCCCGTACCACGTGGGCATGAGCTCGCTTGGCTTCCAGGCCATCTACCGGGAGCTGCATGAGCACCCCGGGGCCACCGCGGAGCGCGTCTTCCTCCCGGACGACGTGGAGGCCTTCAAGCGCACGCGCACGCCGCTGTTCACCTGGGAGTCGCAGAACCCCGTCTCCAGCTTCGACATGCTGGCCTTCTCCGTGGCCTACGAGCTGGAGGTGACGGGCGTCTTCTCATTGCTGGAGCTGGCGGGCCTGCCGCTGCTCGCCGAGGAGCGCCGCGAGGGCGGCTACCCGCTGGTGGTGGCGGGCGGGCCGCTGACGTTCTCCAATCCTGATCCGCTCGAGCCCTTCGTGGACGTGCTCGTCCAGGGCGAGGCCGAGGACCTCATCCACGTCCTGGTGGATGCGGCCGCCTCCATCCAGGACAGGGACGCGTTGCTGGCGCACCTGGCGCGCATCCCCGGCTTCCGGGTGCCCGGCCGGGGCGGGGCGCGCTACCACGTCGCCAAGGCGACGGACGCCCGGCTGCCTGCCCGCTCACAGGTCGTCACGCCGCACACCGAGCTGCGCTCCATGTTCCTCATCGAGCCGGAGCGGGGCTGCTCGCGCGGCTGCCACTACTGCGTCATGCGGCGCACCACCAACGGAGGCATGCGGACGGTGCCACCGGAGCGCGTGCTGTCCCTCATTCCGGACACGGCGAAGCGGGTGGGGCTGGTGGGCGCGGCGGTGACGGACCACCCGCGCATCGTGGAATTGCTGCGCACCATCGTCGACTCGGGCCGCGAGGTGGGCGTGTCCTCGCTCCGGGCGGACCGGCTGACGCAGGAACTGGTGGATCAGCTCCGGCGCGGCGGGGCCACCAACCTCACCGTGGCGGCGGACGGGGCCTCGCAGAAGATGCGGGACCTGGTGGACCGCAAGCACTCCGAGGAGCAGATTGTCCGGGCCGCGAGCTTTGCCCGCACGGCGGGGATGAAGCAGCTCAAGGTCTACAACGTCGTGGGCCTGCCCTTCGAGGGCGACGAGGACATCGACGAGCTGATCCGCTTCACCACGGAGCTGTCGCGCATCCTCCCGGTGGCGCTGGGCGTGGCGCCCTTCGTGGCCAAGCGGAACACCCCCCTGGACGGGGCGCCCTTCGCGGGCATCCGTGAGGTGGAGAACCGACTGGAGCGCCTGCGCAAGGGCCTCAGGGGCCGCGCCGAGGTGCGCCCCACGTCCGCGCGGTGGGCGTGGGTGGAGTACATGCTCGCCCAGTGCGGCCCCGAGGGTGGCCTGGCGGCCATGGACGCCTGGCGCGCCGGGGGCAGCTTCGCGGCCTGGAAGCGCGCCTTCGAGGCGCGGGGCTGCGAGCCGTACCTGGCTCGCCGGGTGCCGGACGGGCGCCGCAATCCCGTGGAGTGGCCCACCGTCCCCAGGGTGGCGCCCCCGGAGGCCCCACCGCCGGCGTCCGCCGCCTGA